The following proteins come from a genomic window of unidentified bacterial endosymbiont:
- the epmA gene encoding elongation factor P--(R)-beta-lysine ligase — protein MQNSPTPEGEEPAWRPSASIALLRRRATLIAHIRHFFAERNILEVETPAMSQASVTDRHLRSFKTHLTRPGSLESVPLYLTTSPEYHMKRLLAAGSGPIFQLSRSFRDEEWGDWHNPEFTLLEWYQFGDLSQLMASVEQLLVLLLACPSAERLSYQQLFQRTVGLDPLIANRQQLQAAAAHYPLSQELQQEQDCDTLLQLLFSVAIEPQLGRDRPLFITDFPASQAALAQINSQDPRVAERFELYYQGVELANGFHELRDAEEQRQRFQQDNQQRQREGLPLQPIDHRLLAALQAGLPDCSGVALGVDRLLMLALGVPRIQSVIAFATPIA, from the coding sequence ATGCAAAACAGTCCAACTCCTGAGGGTGAGGAGCCCGCCTGGAGACCCAGTGCGTCGATAGCCCTCTTGCGCCGTCGAGCCACCCTGATCGCGCACATTCGCCACTTTTTTGCCGAGCGCAATATTCTGGAGGTAGAAACCCCAGCGATGAGTCAAGCGAGTGTCACTGATCGTCACCTGCGTAGCTTTAAGACGCACTTAACACGCCCGGGTAGTCTAGAGAGCGTACCACTCTATTTAACCACCAGTCCGGAATATCACATGAAACGGCTGTTAGCGGCTGGTAGTGGCCCTATTTTTCAGCTCAGCCGGAGTTTCCGTGACGAAGAGTGGGGGGATTGGCATAACCCGGAATTTACGTTGTTAGAGTGGTATCAATTCGGTGATCTGTCGCAGCTCATGGCGAGTGTAGAGCAGCTACTGGTGTTGCTATTAGCCTGTCCAAGCGCTGAGCGCCTCTCCTACCAACAGCTGTTTCAGCGCACTGTTGGGTTAGATCCCCTGATCGCCAATCGCCAGCAACTACAGGCCGCCGCGGCGCACTATCCTCTCTCACAGGAACTTCAGCAGGAGCAGGATTGCGATACGCTACTGCAGCTGCTGTTTAGTGTGGCGATTGAACCGCAGCTCGGGCGGGATCGCCCGCTGTTTATCACCGATTTTCCCGCGAGCCAAGCGGCTTTAGCCCAGATCAATTCTCAGGATCCTCGGGTGGCTGAACGCTTTGAACTCTATTATCAGGGGGTTGAACTGGCTAACGGTTTTCATGAATTGCGGGATGCTGAAGAGCAGCGGCAGCGCTTTCAGCAGGATAATCAGCAGCGTCAACGGGAGGGATTGCCGCTGCAACCGATTGATCATCGGCTGTTGGCCGCCTTGCAGGCGGGTTTGCCCGACTGCTCTGGGGTTGCCCTCGGGGTCGATCGGCTGCTGATGTTGGCACTCGGTGTACCGCGGATCCAATCGGTGATCGCCTTTGCGACGCCCATTGCTTAA
- a CDS encoding methyltransferase domain-containing protein, with the protein MTVSNKIITHFNRSSVSYETVAGIQKKSALFLVQKLLEVSKGVVPKTILDLGSGTGYIPEYLVIHYQKSLYTLNDISPKMIEATQVKFGKQDNFKFCIGNMETIACEEYALIISNLALQWVGDLWETLRKFYQQSTIFAFSSLLEGTFHEWSSILQGRGHTAVMKKYPTKEELLSFLSQLGAQVLYFSTQEFRLTFKSAYCFIQYLKALGAGIGNRRLSFRAIKDLIADNSQELEITYQVFFVILKR; encoded by the coding sequence ATGACAGTGAGTAATAAAATTATCACTCATTTTAATCGATCCAGTGTTTCCTATGAAACAGTGGCTGGTATACAAAAGAAAAGTGCTCTGTTTCTGGTTCAGAAATTACTGGAAGTTAGCAAAGGGGTTGTTCCTAAAACTATTTTAGATCTTGGATCGGGTACCGGTTATATTCCAGAATATCTGGTAATACATTACCAAAAATCACTATACACGCTGAATGATATTTCTCCAAAAATGATTGAAGCCACCCAGGTTAAATTTGGAAAACAGGATAACTTCAAATTTTGTATAGGGAATATGGAAACCATAGCGTGTGAAGAGTATGCTTTGATTATCAGCAATCTTGCCCTGCAGTGGGTGGGTGATCTCTGGGAAACCCTGCGTAAATTTTATCAACAATCGACTATTTTTGCTTTTTCTAGCTTGCTAGAGGGGACCTTTCACGAATGGTCAAGCATTTTGCAGGGCCGTGGCCACACGGCGGTGATGAAAAAATACCCCACAAAAGAAGAGCTGTTAAGTTTTTTGAGTCAGTTGGGCGCTCAAGTTTTATACTTTTCCACTCAAGAATTTAGGCTTACCTTTAAGAGTGCTTACTGCTTTATTCAATATTTAAAAGCGTTAGGCGCTGGAATCGGCAATAGAAGATTATCCTTCAGGGCTATAAAAGATCTGATAGCAGATAATTCCCAAGAGCTAGAGATAACTTATCAAGTTTTTTTTGTGATTTTAAAGAGATAA
- the bioD gene encoding dethiobiotin synthase produces the protein MQLFITGTDTNIGKTLICSWLCLQTGYSYCKPIQTGTDSEQDAATVVILSGSTVYPEQYSFKAPLSPHLASALENQVIEMTTIQLPDSPDLIVEGAGGLLVPLNQSDCLIDFIQYLKIPVILVASSQLGTINHTLLSLEALKNRSIPTLGVIMNGPVNPDNCHAITFYGKTTVLAQVPVIAPMTQENLKKIPLTTALQALLSRSP, from the coding sequence ATGCAACTGTTTATTACAGGAACAGATACCAATATAGGAAAAACACTGATTTGTAGTTGGTTATGTTTACAGACAGGCTACAGCTATTGTAAACCTATCCAAACTGGCACGGACAGCGAGCAGGATGCTGCTACAGTCGTGATCTTATCAGGATCTACGGTCTATCCAGAGCAGTACTCTTTTAAGGCGCCCCTATCGCCTCATCTGGCCTCTGCTCTTGAGAATCAGGTGATTGAGATGACCACCATCCAATTACCTGACAGTCCGGATCTGATCGTAGAGGGCGCTGGTGGCTTGTTAGTGCCACTGAATCAATCCGATTGTCTGATTGATTTTATTCAATATCTTAAAATCCCAGTGATTCTTGTCGCCTCCTCACAGCTGGGAACCATTAATCACACCCTGTTAAGCTTAGAGGCTTTAAAAAATCGCTCGATACCCACCTTGGGGGTGATTATGAACGGACCGGTGAACCCAGATAATTGTCATGCCATTACGTTTTATGGGAAGACAACCGTGCTCGCACAAGTTCCAGTCATAGCACCGATGACTCAAGAGAATTTAAAAAAAATTCCGCTAACAACCGCATTACAAGCACTATTATCGAGATCACCATGA
- a CDS encoding aminotransferase class III-fold pyridoxal phosphate-dependent enzyme produces MTLSQRDRRILWHPFTQEKTASAVIPIKSAKGSYLYDEQDKAYLDLISSWWVNLHGHAHPEIATAIYKQANQLEHVIFSGFTHALAVELCEELQKILPDPLSRFFFSDNGSTAVEVALKMSYQYWVNKEKKERTLFLSFEGGYHGDTFGAMSVGCTSGFHSVFSDLFFKVLTLPYPATWEDDKHVALKEEKALIALDEMLKNHGKQVAAIILEPLVQGASGRTGSGVWDLSDF; encoded by the coding sequence ATGACCCTTTCGCAAAGAGATCGTCGGATACTGTGGCATCCTTTCACACAAGAAAAAACAGCGAGTGCAGTGATTCCTATTAAGAGTGCTAAAGGCTCTTATCTTTATGATGAACAGGATAAAGCTTATCTTGATCTCATCTCCAGCTGGTGGGTTAATCTGCATGGTCATGCTCATCCAGAGATTGCAACAGCTATTTATAAGCAGGCGAATCAGCTAGAGCATGTTATTTTTTCAGGGTTTACTCATGCCCTGGCTGTTGAGTTATGTGAGGAACTACAAAAAATATTACCTGATCCCTTGAGTCGTTTTTTCTTTTCAGATAATGGTTCTACGGCTGTTGAAGTCGCCTTGAAAATGTCATACCAGTACTGGGTTAATAAAGAAAAAAAAGAGAGAACTCTATTTTTGAGTTTTGAGGGTGGTTATCACGGTGATACTTTCGGTGCTATGTCCGTTGGCTGTACATCAGGATTTCATTCTGTTTTTTCTGATCTGTTTTTTAAAGTGCTAACGCTTCCTTATCCTGCAACCTGGGAGGATGATAAGCACGTGGCATTAAAGGAGGAAAAGGCGTTAATCGCTCTGGATGAGATGTTAAAAAACCATGGAAAACAAGTGGCGGCCATTATTTTAGAGCCCTTGGTTCAGGGGGCCAGTGGTAGAACGGGTTCGGGCGTTTGGGATCTTAGTGATTTTTGA
- the trpS gene encoding tryptophan--tRNA ligase, protein MSKAVIFSGIQPSGALTLGNYLGALRHWVNLQAQYECLFCIVDLHALTVRQDPLQLPASILDTLALYLACGIDPNQSTLFVQSQVPAHTQLAWLLNCSAYFGELQRMTQFKDKSRLHAENINAGLLTYPVLMAADILLYQANYVPVGDDQKQHLEFSRDLAQRCNARYGPLFQIPEPMIPSVGARIMSLLEPHKKMSKSDSNPHNRIGLLEDLSTITTKIKRAVTDSDDPPRIYYNTAEKAGVSNLLGMLSSLTQQSLPQLEQQFHGQGYGALKQAVAEAVTAQLSELQSSFRQWRRDEAQLLAILQQGAAKATTRAHQTLQRVHQALGLFPPATAS, encoded by the coding sequence ATGAGTAAGGCAGTGATTTTTAGCGGTATCCAACCCTCTGGAGCCTTAACCTTAGGGAACTACCTAGGAGCGCTCCGTCACTGGGTTAACCTGCAAGCACAGTATGAGTGCCTATTCTGTATCGTCGATCTCCATGCCTTGACGGTTCGACAAGATCCGCTGCAGTTACCAGCCAGTATTTTGGATACGCTAGCACTCTACTTAGCCTGTGGCATTGATCCCAACCAGAGTACGCTATTTGTACAGTCACAAGTTCCGGCACATACCCAGCTCGCTTGGCTGCTGAACTGCAGCGCTTATTTTGGAGAGCTGCAACGGATGACGCAGTTTAAAGACAAATCACGCCTTCACGCTGAGAACATTAATGCGGGCCTATTGACCTATCCGGTCTTGATGGCAGCCGATATCCTCCTATACCAAGCAAATTATGTCCCGGTTGGAGATGATCAGAAACAGCATTTGGAGTTTAGCCGTGATCTAGCTCAGCGTTGTAATGCACGGTATGGTCCCCTCTTTCAGATCCCTGAGCCGATGATCCCCTCCGTAGGGGCGCGGATCATGTCCTTGCTTGAGCCCCATAAAAAAATGTCTAAATCGGACAGTAATCCCCATAATAGGATCGGTTTATTGGAAGATCTCTCAACCATCACTACCAAAATTAAGCGAGCGGTCACCGATTCAGATGATCCGCCACGCATCTATTACAACACAGCAGAGAAAGCGGGCGTCTCCAATTTGTTGGGGATGCTGTCGTCCCTGACTCAGCAAAGCCTACCGCAGTTAGAGCAGCAGTTTCACGGACAGGGCTATGGCGCCTTAAAACAGGCGGTTGCAGAAGCAGTAACTGCTCAGTTGAGCGAATTACAGAGCAGTTTCAGGCAGTGGCGTCGTGATGAAGCGCAATTACTGGCCATCTTGCAGCAGGGGGCTGCTAAAGCCACCACACGGGCGCATCAAACTTTGCAGCGGGTACACCAAGCTTTAGGTCTATTCCCACCAGCAACAGCCTCATGA
- a CDS encoding aminotransferase class III-fold pyridoxal phosphate-dependent enzyme produces the protein MVERVRAFGILVIFDEIMTGFGRTGTHFAHSQTGVTPDFLCLSKGITGGFLPLAMTITHHEIYSAFLSDEWKAAFAHGHSYTANPLACAAARTSLKLLMRKECQQAITTIHKAHQQGLSFLKSRCKQIEKFRMIGTISAFDIKNGSSVSDQIKAKCLQAGLLIRPLGATIYLLPPYSTTSEDLSAAYQKIATIIEAVV, from the coding sequence GTGGTAGAACGGGTTCGGGCGTTTGGGATCTTAGTGATTTTTGATGAAATAATGACTGGATTTGGCCGTACGGGAACCCATTTCGCGCACTCGCAAACCGGGGTGACTCCCGATTTTCTTTGTCTTTCAAAAGGAATTACCGGTGGTTTTTTACCATTAGCGATGACCATCACCCATCATGAGATATACAGTGCATTTTTAAGTGATGAGTGGAAAGCCGCTTTCGCGCATGGTCACTCCTACACGGCTAACCCACTGGCTTGCGCAGCGGCGAGGACTTCTCTAAAATTACTGATGAGAAAAGAGTGTCAACAGGCTATCACTACTATTCATAAAGCCCATCAACAGGGTCTCTCTTTTTTAAAGTCACGATGCAAACAGATTGAAAAGTTTCGTATGATAGGGACTATCAGTGCTTTTGATATTAAAAATGGTTCTTCTGTCAGTGATCAAATTAAAGCTAAATGTTTACAGGCAGGATTACTGATCAGACCTCTGGGTGCTACGATTTATCTGCTCCCTCCCTACTCTACAACCTCAGAGGATCTCTCCGCTGCCTACCAAAAAATAGCGACGATTATTGAGGCGGTTGTATGA